In Paralcaligenes sp. KSB-10, the following are encoded in one genomic region:
- the pip gene encoding prolyl aminopeptidase yields the protein MYPEIQPYRQGFLDTEDGHRIYWELCGNPAGKPAIFLHGGPGSGCSAAHRRLFNPERYKVLLFDQRGCGRSTPHASLENNTTWHLVADIERLRIEILTAEKSLVFGGSWGSTLALAYAQTHPSHVSELVVRGIFAMRQTELHWFYQEGASWLFPDLWEQYLAPIPPKERGDLIAAYRKRLTSPDRSIQLEAAHAWSQWESQTITLLPSPQHQQSHAGDDSALAFARIENHYFVHKGWLEEGQLLNNAHMLQHIPGIIIQGRYDACTPAKTAWELHKAWPQAEFHLVPDAGHAFDEPGILAKLLAATDRFSQ from the coding sequence ATGTACCCTGAAATACAGCCCTACCGGCAAGGCTTTCTGGACACGGAAGACGGACACCGCATCTATTGGGAACTATGCGGAAACCCGGCGGGCAAGCCCGCCATTTTTTTGCATGGAGGCCCGGGCAGCGGCTGTTCGGCGGCGCATCGCCGCCTGTTCAATCCCGAGCGCTACAAGGTCCTGCTATTCGATCAACGCGGCTGCGGCCGCTCGACCCCGCATGCCAGCCTTGAAAACAATACGACCTGGCATCTGGTGGCCGATATCGAGCGCTTGCGGATTGAAATCCTGACAGCGGAAAAAAGCCTGGTGTTTGGCGGATCGTGGGGGTCGACCCTGGCGCTCGCCTATGCCCAGACCCACCCGTCGCACGTCAGCGAACTTGTGGTGCGCGGCATTTTCGCCATGCGGCAAACCGAATTACACTGGTTCTACCAGGAAGGCGCATCATGGCTCTTTCCCGACTTGTGGGAACAATACCTTGCGCCGATCCCGCCCAAAGAGCGCGGCGACCTGATCGCGGCGTACCGCAAGCGGCTTACCAGCCCCGATCGCAGCATCCAGCTCGAAGCCGCCCACGCCTGGAGCCAATGGGAAAGCCAGACCATCACCCTGCTGCCCAGCCCGCAACACCAGCAGTCGCATGCGGGCGACGACTCGGCATTGGCCTTTGCACGCATCGAGAATCATTATTTTGTGCACAAAGGCTGGCTGGAAGAGGGGCAGCTCCTGAATAACGCCCATATGCTGCAGCATATACCCGGCATTATTATCCAGGGCCGCTACGATGCCTGCACGCCCGCGAAAACCGCATGGGAGCTCCACAAGGCCTGGCCCCAGGCCGAGTTCCACCTGGTGCCCGATGCCGGACACGCCTTCGACGAACCCGGCATCCTGGCCAAGCTGCTCGCCGCCACCGACCGCTTCAGCCAGTAG
- a CDS encoding PP0621 family protein has product MGKVLFWIVLIVGGMLLARILAQHNANNQAGTRQPKQAARRGAPPIQHPESMVRCAHCGIHMPRSEAVLINGQTWCSQEHAKLGVRS; this is encoded by the coding sequence GTGGGAAAAGTATTATTCTGGATAGTGCTGATCGTCGGCGGCATGCTGCTGGCCCGCATCCTGGCGCAACACAATGCCAACAACCAGGCGGGCACCCGCCAGCCCAAGCAGGCGGCCCGCCGCGGCGCCCCGCCCATCCAGCATCCTGAATCCATGGTGCGCTGCGCCCACTGCGGCATACACATGCCGCGCTCCGAAGCCGTTCTCATCAACGGCCAGACCTGGTGCAGCCAGGAGCATGCCAAGCTGGGCGTACGCTCGTGA
- the ffh gene encoding signal recognition particle protein has product MLDNLTQRLSRVVKTMRGEARLTEANTQEMLREVRMALLEADVALPVVRDFVARVKERALGQDVVGSLNPGQALVGVVHKELTSLMGGDQSAEAGELSLAAQPPAVVLMAGLQGAGKTTTTGKLAKWLSEGGHSQNGRKTGKKKVLVVSADVYRPAAIEQLKMVAEQVKVDFLPSDASQKPEDIARAALDHAKRYHYDVLIVDTAGRLGIDEVMMREIRALHDILNPIETLFVVDAMQGQDAVNVAKAFADALPLTGVVLTKLDGDARGGAALSVRHVTGKPLKFVGVSEKLDGLEPFHPERMAQRVLGMGDIVSLVEQAQKNVDMAEAQKLAAKIKSGSRFDLNDFRDQLQQVKKMGDMGSLLEKLPAQFAQAAGQLQGGQAEKQLRRTEGILNSMTVAERVKPELLKASRKRRIAAGAGVPVQEVNRLLAQFDQMQGMMKQMKKGGMAKMMRAMGGLKGLGKGGFGGMR; this is encoded by the coding sequence ATGCTCGACAATCTGACTCAACGCCTGTCGCGCGTGGTGAAAACCATGCGGGGCGAGGCCAGGCTTACCGAAGCCAATACTCAAGAGATGCTGCGCGAAGTGCGCATGGCGCTGCTCGAGGCCGATGTGGCCCTGCCCGTGGTGCGCGATTTCGTCGCCCGCGTGAAAGAGCGGGCGCTGGGCCAGGATGTCGTGGGCAGCCTGAACCCGGGCCAGGCGCTGGTGGGGGTGGTGCATAAAGAATTGACGTCCCTGATGGGCGGCGACCAGAGCGCCGAAGCCGGCGAGCTTTCGTTGGCGGCCCAGCCGCCCGCGGTGGTGCTGATGGCCGGCCTGCAGGGCGCGGGCAAGACCACCACAACCGGCAAGCTCGCCAAATGGCTGAGCGAAGGCGGCCACAGCCAGAATGGGCGCAAGACCGGCAAGAAAAAAGTGCTGGTGGTCAGCGCCGACGTGTATCGCCCGGCCGCCATCGAGCAGTTGAAAATGGTGGCCGAGCAGGTCAAGGTCGACTTCCTGCCTTCCGATGCCTCGCAAAAGCCCGAAGACATTGCGCGTGCCGCGCTCGATCATGCCAAGCGCTACCACTACGATGTACTGATCGTCGATACGGCCGGACGCCTGGGCATCGACGAGGTCATGATGCGCGAGATTCGCGCTCTGCACGATATTTTGAACCCTATAGAAACCCTGTTTGTGGTGGATGCCATGCAGGGCCAGGACGCGGTCAATGTGGCCAAGGCCTTTGCCGATGCCCTGCCGCTCACCGGTGTGGTGCTGACCAAGCTCGACGGCGATGCGCGCGGCGGCGCGGCCCTGTCGGTGCGCCATGTTACCGGCAAGCCTCTCAAGTTTGTCGGGGTATCCGAAAAACTCGACGGCCTCGAGCCTTTTCATCCGGAACGCATGGCGCAGCGCGTGCTGGGCATGGGCGACATCGTGTCCCTGGTCGAGCAGGCGCAGAAAAATGTCGATATGGCCGAGGCGCAAAAGCTGGCGGCCAAGATCAAGTCGGGCAGCCGCTTCGATTTGAACGACTTTCGCGACCAACTGCAGCAGGTCAAGAAAATGGGCGATATGGGTTCGCTGCTTGAAAAGCTGCCGGCCCAGTTCGCGCAGGCGGCCGGGCAGTTGCAAGGCGGCCAGGCCGAGAAGCAGCTGCGGCGCACGGAAGGCATACTGAATTCGATGACGGTCGCCGAACGGGTCAAGCCCGAACTGCTCAAGGCGTCGCGCAAGCGCCGTATCGCGGCCGGCGCGGGCGTGCCCGTGCAGGAAGTCAATCGCCTGCTGGCGCAGTTCGACCAGATGCAGGGCATGATGAAGCAAATGAAAAAAGGCGGCATGGCCAAAATGATGCGCGCCATGGGTGGCCTGAAAGGCCTGGGCAAAGGCGGTTTCGGGGGCATGCGCTAG
- the trmB gene encoding tRNA (guanosine(46)-N7)-methyltransferase TrmB, with protein MNTNNTPMNNEAPGATGEPPAGQPGHIRSFVHRRSHITPGQKEALDRLMPLWALPYRTSTLSFNQTFGRIAPTILEIGFGMGETTEKIATSRPGDNFLGIEVFNSGVGALLKRIETSGLQNIRIIQHDAVEVVRNMLEPDSLAGIHIYFPDPWPKTRHHKRRLIQPPFIALLASRLAPGGYIHCATDWENYAEQMLEVLGAEPSLRNTCEAYAPRPDFRPQTKFETRGLRLGHGVWDLIFTRQA; from the coding sequence ATGAATACGAACAACACGCCTATGAACAACGAGGCCCCCGGCGCGACGGGCGAGCCGCCGGCGGGGCAGCCCGGCCATATCCGCAGCTTTGTGCACCGCCGCAGCCATATCACGCCGGGGCAGAAAGAAGCACTCGACCGCCTGATGCCCTTGTGGGCACTGCCCTATCGAACCTCGACCCTGAGTTTCAACCAGACCTTTGGCCGGATTGCGCCGACAATACTCGAAATCGGTTTTGGCATGGGCGAAACCACCGAGAAAATAGCCACATCGCGCCCAGGCGACAATTTCCTGGGTATCGAGGTTTTCAATTCCGGCGTGGGAGCACTTCTTAAAAGAATTGAAACATCGGGGTTGCAAAACATACGCATCATCCAGCACGATGCCGTGGAAGTCGTGCGCAATATGCTCGAACCGGATTCCCTGGCGGGCATACACATCTACTTTCCCGACCCCTGGCCCAAAACGCGCCACCACAAGCGCCGCCTGATCCAGCCCCCGTTTATCGCGCTGCTGGCCAGCCGCCTGGCACCTGGTGGCTATATCCATTGCGCCACCGACTGGGAAAACTATGCCGAACAAATGCTGGAGGTGCTGGGCGCCGAACCAAGCTTGCGCAACACCTGCGAGGCCTATGCGCCGCGGCCCGACTTTCGCCCCCAGACCAAATTCGAAACACGCGGGTTGCGTCTTGGGCATGGCGTCTGGGACCTGATTTTCACGCGCCAGGCCTAG
- a CDS encoding glutamate ABC transporter substrate-binding protein yields the protein MKFMKRSKIFASVAVAAAFALGASECAIGAEHTNEGASSAVKAYPAGTTMAKIQQRGKIIVGVKVDFPLFGLKNPVTGKLEGMDIQLAQGIAKDLTGSASNIQFVEVNSGNREVFLQQNKVDIVIATYPPNPKREKAVDFAGPYLMSPIGTMVNKGDDSIKKVSDLNGKNICVTKGSGSETYVPLNAPKAKLTVFSSMTQCMEALQQRRVDGVTTTQSILLGQMSQNPGKFKLVPTELLNTAGKKASDNDSIGLPKGDKALHDYLDSYLKKIFANGEWKKMYDSTLGSVMPGDATPPPILY from the coding sequence ATGAAGTTTATGAAACGGTCGAAAATCTTCGCCTCGGTGGCTGTTGCCGCCGCGTTTGCTCTGGGCGCCAGCGAGTGCGCCATCGGCGCGGAGCATACCAACGAGGGCGCTTCATCGGCCGTCAAAGCCTACCCGGCGGGTACGACGATGGCCAAAATACAGCAACGCGGCAAGATAATTGTGGGAGTCAAAGTCGATTTTCCGCTGTTTGGATTGAAAAACCCGGTTACCGGCAAACTGGAAGGAATGGACATTCAGCTCGCTCAGGGAATTGCCAAGGATTTGACCGGCAGCGCCAGCAATATCCAATTCGTTGAAGTCAATAGCGGCAACCGCGAAGTATTTCTGCAGCAAAACAAGGTGGATATCGTGATTGCGACGTACCCGCCAAATCCGAAACGCGAGAAAGCCGTCGATTTTGCCGGGCCTTACCTCATGAGTCCGATCGGCACCATGGTGAACAAAGGCGACGATTCCATAAAGAAGGTGTCGGACCTCAACGGCAAGAATATCTGCGTGACCAAGGGCTCGGGGTCGGAAACCTATGTTCCTTTGAATGCGCCCAAAGCGAAGTTGACGGTATTCAGCTCGATGACGCAATGCATGGAGGCGCTTCAGCAGAGGCGGGTCGACGGTGTTACAACGACCCAGAGTATTTTATTGGGGCAGATGAGCCAGAATCCCGGCAAGTTCAAGCTCGTACCGACAGAGCTGCTGAACACGGCTGGGAAAAAAGCCTCGGATAACGACTCCATCGGCTTGCCGAAGGGCGATAAGGCGCTTCACGACTATCTCGATTCGTACTTGAAGAAAATCTTTGCCAACGGCGAGTGGAAGAAGATGTACGACAGCACACTCGGCTCGGTGATGCCGGGCGACGCAACGCCGCCGCCCATTTTGTATTAG
- the ampD gene encoding 1,6-anhydro-N-acetylmuramyl-L-alanine amidase AmpD has translation MSSLALDRHGWLRRHPKVAHAPSPNHDARPQGIDPILLVVHNISLPPGQFGGTEVVDLFLNRLDYSSHPWLPRLRGLRVSAHFFVRRDGTVVQFVSSDQRAWHAGVSSFEGRERCNDFSIGIELEGTDCTPYTEDQYRTLADLNSALRCRHALKAVRGHEHIAPGRKTDPGPGFDWSRFGQECGWFKRQMPPV, from the coding sequence GTGAGTTCGCTGGCGCTGGACCGTCACGGCTGGCTGCGGCGCCATCCGAAAGTAGCCCATGCTCCCTCGCCCAACCACGATGCGCGCCCGCAAGGCATCGATCCCATCCTGCTGGTCGTTCACAATATCAGCCTGCCTCCGGGGCAATTCGGCGGCACGGAAGTGGTCGATCTATTCCTGAACCGCCTCGATTACTCCAGCCATCCCTGGCTGCCGCGCCTGCGCGGCCTGCGGGTGTCGGCGCACTTTTTCGTGCGCCGCGACGGCACGGTGGTGCAGTTCGTCTCAAGCGACCAGCGCGCCTGGCATGCAGGCGTATCGTCTTTTGAAGGCCGCGAGCGCTGCAATGATTTTTCCATCGGAATCGAGCTGGAAGGCACCGATTGCACGCCCTATACCGAAGACCAGTACCGGACACTGGCCGACTTGAATTCGGCCCTGCGCTGCCGGCATGCCCTGAAGGCGGTGCGCGGCCACGAACACATCGCCCCCGGCCGCAAGACCGACCCCGGCCCCGGTTTCGACTGGAGCCGTTTCGGGCAAGAGTGCGGCTGGTTCAAAAGGCAGATGCCACCGGTTTAA
- a CDS encoding amino acid ABC transporter permease: MSFLLPHLGEFAWGIAFTVGLVVLGWIGAMILGTVLAIMRVSPIRAARIAATAYILVFRNIPIPVQMVLFVFGFPLLGIVFSLFSSAVIVLIAYHAAFVCETLRSGLNTVAVGELEASRSLGFAPFGTMRYLVLPQAFAAVVQPMGNVLILLVKNTSVAAIVGVAELTFTADKVAIEEVQAFIVLGGAALAYVLICIVLKRLVSLLERRVAFSK; this comes from the coding sequence ATGTCGTTTTTGCTCCCCCACCTTGGCGAGTTCGCATGGGGTATCGCGTTTACAGTAGGGCTTGTGGTGCTGGGCTGGATCGGCGCCATGATTCTAGGCACGGTGCTCGCGATAATGCGCGTAAGCCCCATTCGCGCGGCACGGATAGCGGCCACCGCCTATATTCTGGTTTTTCGCAATATTCCGATCCCGGTTCAAATGGTGTTGTTCGTGTTCGGGTTCCCGCTGCTCGGCATTGTGTTTTCATTATTCTCTTCGGCCGTAATCGTCCTTATCGCGTATCACGCGGCGTTCGTTTGCGAGACGCTCAGATCCGGCCTGAATACGGTGGCGGTAGGCGAACTGGAGGCGAGCCGGTCATTGGGGTTTGCTCCATTCGGTACGATGCGTTATCTAGTTCTTCCGCAGGCTTTTGCGGCCGTAGTCCAACCAATGGGCAATGTGTTGATCCTGCTGGTGAAGAACACCTCGGTGGCCGCAATAGTTGGAGTCGCCGAGTTGACTTTCACCGCGGACAAAGTTGCGATCGAGGAAGTGCAGGCATTTATTGTGCTCGGTGGGGCCGCGCTCGCTTATGTCCTCATTTGCATCGTACTCAAACGGCTCGTGTCCTTGCTTGAACGCAGGGTCGCCTTCAGCAAATGA
- a CDS encoding amino acid ABC transporter ATP-binding protein: MVEFRGVWKRFGDLEVLKDINLAVGRGEVVVVIGPSGAGKSTLCRTINRLEIIDKGSIFVDGKPQPVEGTELYEFRAGIGMVFQSFNLFSHKSILENVTLAPRKILGQDRASAQANAYRLLDMVGIRSKANSMPAQLSGGQRQRAAIARALAMDPKVILFDEPTSALDPESTQEVLATMQQLAGQGTTMIVVTHEMSFARSCADRVVFMADGAIVEIASPEAFFSAPESERARSFLASVR, translated from the coding sequence ATTGTCGAATTCCGGGGGGTATGGAAACGCTTTGGCGATCTGGAAGTTCTGAAAGATATCAATCTGGCCGTCGGGCGAGGCGAGGTGGTGGTGGTCATTGGCCCCTCCGGGGCAGGCAAGTCCACCCTGTGCCGAACAATCAACAGGCTGGAAATCATCGACAAAGGATCGATATTCGTCGACGGCAAGCCTCAGCCGGTCGAGGGAACAGAGCTATACGAATTCCGCGCCGGGATTGGAATGGTCTTTCAATCCTTTAATTTGTTTTCACATAAGTCGATTCTGGAAAACGTGACGCTGGCGCCGCGTAAAATTCTCGGGCAAGACAGAGCCTCGGCGCAGGCCAATGCTTACCGTCTACTCGACATGGTCGGAATCCGCTCGAAGGCGAATTCGATGCCGGCGCAACTTTCGGGGGGCCAGCGCCAGCGCGCGGCAATCGCTCGCGCCCTCGCGATGGATCCCAAGGTCATTCTCTTCGATGAACCCACTTCTGCGCTAGACCCGGAGTCAACCCAGGAGGTTCTGGCAACCATGCAGCAGTTGGCCGGGCAAGGAACCACCATGATTGTTGTCACACACGAAATGTCATTCGCCAGGTCGTGCGCCGATCGGGTGGTCTTCATGGCGGATGGAGCGATCGTCGAGATTGCAAGCCCGGAAGCTTTCTTCAGTGCGCCAGAGAGCGAGCGCGCCCGCAGCTTTCTTGCCTCCGTGCGTTGA
- the htpG gene encoding molecular chaperone HtpG — translation MSESDTSVQGAETLGFQAEVKQLLHLMIHSLYSNKEIFLRELVSNASDACDKLRFEAIDQPDLLQGDTDLRIRVEYDKAQRTVTISDNGVGMSRDEAVANLGTIARSGTKEFFSHLTGDKQKDAQLIGQFGVGFYSSFIVAEKVSVLSRRAGAVETDAILWESDGQGEFSIMQVEKADRGTSVTLYLREGEDDFLSGWKLREVLRRYSDHISLPIQMLKEEWDSEKSEQVKKTEWETVNQANALWTRSKSDITDEQYQEFYKHIGHDFDNPLAWTHNRVEGRSEYTQLLYIPKHAPMDLWDREGRRGVKLYVKRVFIMDDAEQLLPMYLRFVRGVIDSADLPLNVSREILQESRDVRVIREGSAKRVLSLLEDLAENKPEQYAEFWEQFGQVLKEGTGEDAANKERIAKLLRFASTQADSAAQTVSFADYVGRLKEGQDKIYYVSADSYAAASNSPHLEIFRKKGLEVLLLSDRVDEWMLSHLREFEGKSLVSIAKGGLDLDQLADEDEKKHQTEVAETFKPLIERLKTSLADRVKDVRVTVRLVDSPACVVVDENELSPHLMRMLQAAGQEAPQVKPILEINPEHALIGRVQDAADGDFSEWAQLLLDQAMLAEGAHLADPASFVKRMNRLLLNA, via the coding sequence ATGAGCGAATCCGATACTTCCGTTCAAGGCGCCGAAACACTGGGTTTCCAGGCCGAGGTCAAGCAACTGCTGCATTTGATGATTCATTCCTTGTACAGCAACAAGGAAATCTTCCTGCGCGAGCTGGTATCCAATGCGTCGGATGCGTGCGATAAATTGCGCTTCGAGGCCATAGACCAGCCGGATTTGCTGCAAGGCGATACCGATCTGCGCATTCGAGTGGAATACGACAAGGCGCAACGCACGGTTACGATTTCCGATAACGGCGTGGGCATGTCGCGCGACGAGGCGGTGGCCAACCTGGGCACGATAGCGCGCTCGGGCACCAAGGAATTCTTTTCGCACCTGACCGGCGACAAGCAAAAAGATGCGCAACTGATCGGCCAGTTCGGCGTAGGTTTTTATTCTTCGTTCATTGTGGCCGAAAAAGTGTCGGTGCTGAGCCGCCGCGCCGGCGCGGTGGAAACCGATGCCATCTTGTGGGAATCGGACGGCCAGGGCGAATTCTCGATCATGCAGGTCGAGAAAGCCGATCGCGGCACTTCGGTTACCTTGTATCTGCGCGAAGGCGAAGACGACTTTCTAAGCGGCTGGAAACTGCGTGAAGTGCTGCGCCGCTATTCCGATCATATCTCGCTGCCTATCCAGATGCTGAAGGAAGAATGGGACAGCGAAAAATCCGAGCAGGTCAAGAAGACCGAATGGGAAACCGTCAATCAGGCCAACGCCTTGTGGACGCGCAGCAAGTCCGATATTACCGACGAGCAGTACCAGGAGTTCTACAAGCATATTGGGCACGATTTCGACAACCCCCTGGCCTGGACGCATAACCGGGTCGAGGGCCGCAGCGAATATACGCAGTTGCTGTACATCCCCAAGCATGCGCCCATGGATCTCTGGGATCGCGAAGGGCGGCGCGGCGTCAAGCTGTACGTGAAACGCGTCTTCATCATGGACGATGCCGAACAGCTCCTGCCCATGTATTTGCGCTTTGTGCGCGGCGTGATCGATTCGGCCGACCTGCCTTTGAATGTATCGCGCGAAATCCTGCAGGAAAGCCGCGACGTGCGCGTGATCCGCGAGGGTTCCGCCAAGCGGGTATTGTCCCTGCTGGAAGACCTGGCCGAAAACAAGCCGGAGCAGTATGCCGAGTTCTGGGAACAGTTCGGCCAGGTGCTCAAGGAAGGTACGGGCGAAGATGCCGCCAATAAAGAGCGCATCGCCAAGCTGTTGCGGTTTGCCTCCACGCAGGCCGATAGCGCCGCGCAAACCGTGTCCTTTGCCGATTATGTCGGCCGCCTGAAAGAAGGGCAGGACAAAATCTATTACGTCAGCGCCGATTCCTACGCGGCGGCCAGCAACAGCCCGCACCTGGAGATTTTCCGCAAGAAAGGGCTGGAAGTCCTGCTGCTGTCCGATCGCGTAGACGAATGGATGCTGTCGCATCTGCGCGAATTCGAGGGCAAGTCGCTGGTGTCGATCGCCAAGGGCGGCCTGGACCTCGATCAACTGGCCGACGAAGACGAGAAAAAGCATCAGACCGAAGTCGCCGAAACCTTCAAGCCTTTGATCGAACGCCTGAAGACCTCGCTGGCCGACAGGGTGAAAGACGTGCGGGTGACCGTGCGCCTGGTGGATTCGCCGGCCTGCGTCGTGGTCGATGAAAACGAGCTCAGCCCGCACCTGATGCGCATGCTGCAGGCGGCCGGGCAGGAAGCGCCGCAGGTCAAGCCGATATTGGAAATCAATCCCGAACACGCCTTGATCGGTCGCGTGCAGGATGCCGCCGACGGCGATTTCAGCGAATGGGCCCAGTTGCTGCTGGACCAGGCCATGCTGGCCGAAGGCGCGCACCTGGCCGACCCGGCCTCGTTCGTCAAGCGCATGAACCGTTTGCTGCTCAATGCCTGA
- the yghU gene encoding glutathione-dependent disulfide-bond oxidoreductase — protein sequence MTDTPEYTPPKVWTWNKPNGGNFASINRPIAGPTHDEALPVGRHPLQLYSLATPNGQKVTIMLEELLALGHSGAEYDAWLIKIREGKQFGSGFVAVNPNSKIPALMDRSGPEPVRVFESGAILVYLAEKFGALLPTTQPARAECLSWLFWQMGSAPYLGGGFGHFYAYAPTKIEYAIDRYAMEVKRQLDVLDRRLAESEFLSGADYTIADIAVFPWYGGLVKGWQYGAAEFLSVQDYKHIQRWADTILERPAVIRGRMVNRVSGDLSSQLHERHDADDFNTKTQDKLVEESS from the coding sequence ATGACGGATACCCCTGAGTACACCCCCCCGAAGGTCTGGACCTGGAACAAGCCCAATGGCGGCAACTTCGCGAGCATCAACCGGCCGATCGCCGGCCCGACCCACGACGAGGCCTTGCCGGTGGGGCGCCACCCGCTGCAGCTCTATTCGCTCGCCACGCCCAACGGCCAGAAAGTCACCATCATGCTGGAAGAGCTGCTGGCTCTGGGCCACTCCGGCGCCGAGTACGACGCGTGGCTGATCAAGATCCGCGAGGGCAAGCAGTTCGGCAGCGGTTTCGTCGCAGTGAACCCCAACTCCAAGATCCCGGCGCTGATGGACCGTTCAGGCCCGGAACCGGTGCGCGTGTTCGAGTCCGGCGCGATCCTGGTCTACCTCGCCGAAAAGTTCGGCGCCTTGCTGCCCACCACACAACCGGCCCGTGCCGAATGCCTGTCCTGGCTGTTCTGGCAGATGGGCAGCGCACCTTATCTGGGCGGAGGCTTCGGTCACTTTTACGCCTATGCGCCGACCAAGATCGAATACGCCATCGATCGCTATGCCATGGAGGTCAAGCGTCAGCTGGACGTGCTGGACCGCCGCCTGGCCGAAAGCGAGTTCCTGAGCGGGGCCGACTACACCATCGCCGACATCGCGGTGTTTCCCTGGTACGGCGGCCTGGTCAAGGGCTGGCAGTACGGCGCGGCTGAATTCCTGTCGGTGCAGGACTACAAGCACATACAGCGCTGGGCCGACACAATCCTGGAGCGACCCGCGGTAATTCGCGGACGCATGGTCAATCGCGTATCGGGCGATCTTTCCTCGCAACTGCACGAACGCCACGACGCCGACGACTTCAATACGAAAACACAAGACAAGCTTGTGGAAGAATCATCGTGA
- a CDS encoding inner membrane protein YpjD — protein sequence MSAGIVFHSLAALAYAILAISLWRPLTLGGAQAHAGKVGRICLLSAIILHGIALHQSILLDNSLRLSWALGMSAAIWVGMIIFWLESLILRIDGLLLILLPAVTLVSLVAAVFPQGYIVAHAHNDWLRAHLLIALTAYGLITIAALHAILMIALDRHLHRPVEQEANRNFISRALDSMPPLLVQEHLLFRLIWVGFFVLTLAVISGAIVSMGLTGKMFPLDHKTVFTLLSWLTFGGLLLGRYARGWRGRIALRWTLVGFAFLLLAYTGSRFVLEVILQRG from the coding sequence ATGTCTGCAGGCATTGTATTTCACTCGTTAGCCGCGCTGGCTTATGCCATTTTGGCCATTTCGCTCTGGCGCCCCCTCACCCTTGGCGGCGCCCAGGCCCATGCCGGCAAAGTCGGCCGAATATGCCTGCTCAGCGCCATCATCCTGCACGGCATAGCGCTGCATCAGTCCATCCTTCTGGACAACAGTCTGCGCCTGAGCTGGGCACTGGGCATGTCGGCCGCCATATGGGTAGGCATGATCATATTCTGGCTTGAAAGCCTGATCCTGCGCATCGATGGCCTGCTGCTCATTTTACTCCCCGCGGTCACGCTCGTCTCGCTGGTCGCCGCCGTGTTTCCGCAGGGCTATATCGTGGCTCACGCCCATAACGACTGGCTGCGCGCGCACCTGCTCATTGCGCTGACAGCCTACGGGCTCATTACCATCGCAGCGCTGCATGCCATACTCATGATCGCGCTGGACCGCCATCTGCATCGTCCCGTCGAACAGGAAGCCAACCGCAATTTCATCAGCCGGGCGCTCGACTCCATGCCGCCCCTGCTGGTGCAGGAGCATCTGCTGTTTCGCCTGATCTGGGTAGGTTTTTTCGTCCTGACTCTGGCGGTCATTTCCGGCGCGATCGTTTCCATGGGCCTGACAGGCAAAATGTTTCCCCTGGATCACAAGACCGTATTCACCCTGTTGTCGTGGCTGACCTTCGGGGGCCTGCTGCTGGGCCGCTATGCGCGGGGCTGGCGCGGCCGCATCGCCCTGCGCTGGACCCTGGTGGGGTTTGCCTTTTTATTGCTCGCCTATACAGGCAGCCGATTCGTGCTCGAAGTCATACTGCAACGAGGTTAA